The DNA segment AAGGACATGCAAGTTTACCTTTGGTTGACCATCCCGAAAGGTTCCCATATGCAGGAAAATCATTAATCGCCCACATGATAGCCACACGCATCATAAAATTAGTTTTTGAGTATGCATCATAAGTCTCCACCCCCTCCCATAATTCTTTTGACTCTTCAATCATTGGTTGCAAGTATACATCTATATCATGGCCTGGAGACTTAGGACCTGAAATAAGAAGTGTCATCATGAAATATGGATCTTTCATGCAATCCCATGGTGGCAAATTGTATGGAACTAATATGACTAGCCAAATGCTATGACTAGTACTCATGTTCCCATAAGGCTGGAAGCCGTCACTTGCTAAACCTAATCGAACATTTCTTGATTTAGCTGAAAAGGTTGGATGGAGCTCATCAAAAGATTTCCAAGCCATGCCATCAGATAGATGTTGCAATACACCATTATCAATATTTTGCTCCTTGTGCCACCTCATTTTTTTTGCTGTCTCTTTTGCCATGTACAATCTCTGCAGTCTTGGTTTGATTGGAAAATGTCGCAAGACTTTATGAGCTACTTTCTTGCCTCCAGTATCTTTTGACTTCCATCTAGACTTACTGCACTTAGGACATGATTCGGCATTGGCATACTCTCTCCAATATAAGATACAATCATTCTCACATGCATCTATTTTAGTATAACCCAAGCCTAAGTCTTGAAGTACCTTCTTCGCTTCATAAAAAGAATTTGGTACAAATGACCCCTCACGAAGAACTTCTTTAAAGAATTTCAACAATGCATCCATCGATTTGTTGCTCCAATGATTAAGGCTCTTCAAGTGAAGTAGTCTAACTACAAAAGACAACTTTGACACTTTTTTACAGCCAGGATAAGTTCTTTCTCCGAATCTTCCAACAATTTGTAGAACTTTTTCGCATGCACATTTGGCTCTTCATTTTCCTCTTGATAATTATTCATATTCTCCAAATTTGTAATTCATGAATCATTTCTGGAATATCATCTATTTCAATAGTATCATCATCTACTTCGACATTGCATACATCATTAGAATTTTCAACTCTTACTAATACTTCTCCATGCAAGTCCCACACTTTATAATTGTCCCAAAAACCTTTCCCCACCAAGTCTCTTCTTACTTGGATTCTTGTCTTGAACGCAGTATTTCTACCCCCTTTACAAGGACACCGAATTACAAAGCTCACATTTGGTTGACTGTATGCCCAACCAAGAAAGTCATCTATTCCTTTAATATACCTTCTGTCACATCCATCCCTAATATTCAACCAACTTTTATCCATATCTTTTCTACAAAAAGAAATGCAATCAATTAACCAATTAAAGGGAATCAATAATCAAAACAAACCAATTATAAGCAAGTATTGAACTCAATGATTCTATACAAGTAGAAATCAACAATGGAAACACAAGCTATATAAATAATGTTTGAACTGAATAATTCTACACACGTACACACTAGGATATAAGACATCAATTTTTTTATAATCATGAGAATACATTAGATAtgctaaaaaataattaaataccatAAAATGATCTTATAGAAGACAagtcccaaaaaaaaaaatcaattcaaTTGTCATGTAAGGTTAGACTAAGTTTATTTTCCCCTTCTCAAAAAGTAAAGAACCTCTGGTCTAACTTTAATGTCATGACTGAACACTCATTAAGACCAACTTTGTAAGAGCTACGTAGTTTGAAACATATAGATTCTCCCAAATATGTAAAATTTACACCTATCACAGAAGTAAGATCACAAGAAATCTGAAACCTTCCACCATTTTAGTAACTTTATCATCCTCATTGGATTATTTCCAGACACAACTATAACAGTATCCAAGAGTTGTCTGATGCACACAGTTTCTTTTCCTCTAAAAAAAGGCAAACCTGAAAAGAGAACTAATTGTTGCGATGAGTACACGTACTAATGTAGATGAACACAATGATTTAATTGGGCAATCTGTTCTTTTATCTGAAGCTATTCAGGCTTTTTACATGAGTGATTTCTCTCTGTATCAAATACTACCAAACATCATCCCCGGAATACaagtttatttatttttatatttatggaaGTTGCTGTTTTAAGTTCCATATTTATCTAAGAGCTAAAGAAGCTTACTTGAGCTAAAGTTCATTTTATTCTTTGAAAAATATACCTAGCTGGTGATTTAGCAGTTTTCTTTTCTTGTCCATTTGACTTTTTTTCCTCCTTCAATGCAGATCTAAGTTCTAGTTTCAACCATTTCTCTCGCTATGTTTCCTTTTCAAGGGATAGAGATAGAAAACTgtttattttttcatattttggcTTTATTCTCAAGGGTAGTTCTTGTTCATCTTGACATCTGAAAGTTTCACTTTTTGGATCTGCTCTTTCAGTTTAGGTCCAAAGTTAAAGCATTCAGACTCCATAACATAagaaaatttcacttaaaaataaTAGTGCCAAAGCATTCTTCATCTACATAATGAATTAGCCACCATTTCTTTAGAGATTGTAAAAGAAAGTAGAGTATGTGGAGTCAAGAATGCAATATTGTTTCCTAGTTATGAGCTTCTTGTTTTAAAGAgatcttttttccttctttttttttcttcttaagtCAGCCACCACTTTTAATTTAATCATTTGGTCTATCCATTGTcctgtttcttccttttttttctgtcGCCAAACAGAAAACGAGAATACTAAAGAAATTTGAGAGGTTAGAAATGGAAGTTCCAAACGAAGAAGGAGAACTGGCAATGCCAATTAACAGCACATATGGGCATGGGCACATGATCCATCATGACACTGCACCCCAAAATAATCACATAATACCCTCTCACATATAATAACTTCCAAAAATGGAATACAAGACTTGTAAATGGAATCAATAACTTCGCAATCAATTCAATGGTTCTGTTTCTAACCGACCTACAAAATCTAATCAAACTTATCTTACTAACTACCAGTTAGTAATCCTAACACCAGATACATCTGAGGACTGCAAAATCTACTAAAACAAACACTATGTCCGCAgctgatgatgtccatctcattgaagaagtattaggcatgtgcctaataagagttttctttggtttggtagccaaccttgttgacttggtttggttggtagccaaccttgttgaatttctttggtttggtagccaactttgttgaattgtgaaaaatgtgtgtaaattgtcaaatattgtaggctttagagggtgaagctttggctataaaaggagagcttcaactctcatttctacacaccaacaaagagagaaagaaagagtgaggtttcacagacaaggtataagaaaatagtctgtgaggaaaatagagagtgagcgatattgtagtgaggtgggaatatcaaaagagggttatttcttttgagtgttgtagtggtctttggagtatttacctccgacctacaaagtgtaaaattccttactatagtgatatcagttgctcctctcggggtcgtggttttttttcccttattcagaagggttttccacgtaaaaatcttggtgtcattgttactcttttattcttgttaattaccgtatctcggtgctacattattattccgctttattaccgtgaatattattttggtaaggggtttattcccaacagcAGCATCGTTAAAGCACCATTAGCCAGATATCCAGTTTAAGCAAAACCAAGAACACACAAAGACATACCAAAGAAACAGGCATCTCGGAGAGATTCACCACAAAAATCAGACtaactttttttattttctaaaagcATGATATCTGATTAAATTTGGCTTATATCAATTACAGAACACAAACGTAGCACTGACTTATAATTACTGACTCTCAAGACGTTAGGAAAAATATATAAGACACTCTTAAGTTAATAAGTATCCTAATTACATGATATCTAAACTTAGTTAGACATTGAGGCATGTTCAGGTAGCAGAGATTTTACAATAGCAAGGAAGATTCTAAGCAAAATTTGGGCAAAATTCATGAGTTATCTCACTACACCTGGAATCCACCAACTCAAAATTCATTAGTTCGAACCTAAATATGGCATTGGTAACAAGATCAAATCACAGAGAGCAAGCATATATCTTTTGGGCAGAATCTTTTCATTTAAAGAAGTACCAAATTAATCTTTTGGTCCTAAGGGCATGTTGTTCTAAGtgaaatacaaaaactcaaataTGTACTAAACTTTAGCCAAACATATGCACATACATAAATTTATTACCTATTTGGCTATGCCTGTCATGATTTCTAGTTGACAGAATACTTTGAACGAATCCGAACGGGTAAAACTGATGATAGTTCTACAGTCAAGTTCAACAATAAAGTTGAACTCAAGCAACAAATAATTCCTAAACTGATTGAGAAGAAATAGCTTACTGATATTCTTTGTTAAAACCTCAGGAAATCAAAGAAACAAGACACCTTCGTTGGGTTCTTCAGCGCAGCAGGGTAAAAATCACCTTCTGGCTTAGGGCTTTTTTGAAGAGAGAATTTCCATTTGTGTTTTGAGATTACGATTGATCTCTTGAGCAGATCTCTAACCTTTTGAGTTCTCTTCCCTTTTTGAGCGTGAGAGATTTTTGAGAATTGAGAACAGATTCTTGTAACTTTAAAAAGTAGAATAAATAACTTTATATAAGTATTTCTGAAGTGTTTGTATTTTAATTTATCCTTAAAACTTTAAAATGAAAAGAACAGTGGCGATCAAATTGCCACAAAAGTCAACCAGCTAATTTTTTGGAGCCAAATTTTCTCTTTTGCCGGGAAAGAAAAATTTTGTCCCGTAGCTGAAAATATTTGTTGCGACTAGGTAAAGTTGTCTTTTTAGTGGCGACGTATTAATAGTCGCCACAAATAATTTTATTTGTTAGAGTCGCCACTAAATCCTTAACCTTTGTGGCAATTAGTAGAGTCGCCGCTGATACCTGCCACTAAAAACCCTTTTTCTTGTAATGTTCTTACTGCATTCTGATTCCAAAAGGTATGATTTAAACTTAAAGTCATAAAATTTTTGCAGACTGCTAAAAGTAACACTAGATGGGATATTGAGTTCCTATTTGGTTTGTCTAGCGGTGTGACTAGTTGAAATTTCTAATAGCTTAACTTTGTGGCTCCCTCAATTAACTGATTTTTGGAAGAAAATGAATGTGACTAGATATTAGTGTTTATAATACAgtaatacatgcatcttcatgcatatgCATTGACCACCGAGTTACGGTCGGTCggacagtcatgcatttaccaccgaacTACGGtcggttgggcagttacatatttaccatcGTGCTACAGCCGGTTGGGCAGACATGCATTTACCATCGGGCTACGGCCGGTGgggcagttaccaccggttgggcagttatgtatcattatttaccaccggttgggcagtcatacaTTTACTACCGTGTGACGGCCGGTCGGACAGTTACCACTGATCAATTGGCcagtcatgcatcatacgatatggataatagaaatagtctcaaagagaagcattatatatataagtatgaTAAGTATGCAGATAAGGTGGCACTTCAGAGATttaggttgattcttatatgtctttaattgatgttgacttattgttatgtttcagttctgccttacatactcaatacattattcgtactgacgtccttttgttggggacgctacaTTCATGCCTGCACGTATAGATAATCAGATTGACAAGCCCTCACAGTAGACGAGGTTTGCATttagcgaaggatcggtaagactccacctcattcggagtgcaaccgagtctatgagtcatcgtgtcagagtttttttacagacttatgggtaggccggtaccatATCTCATTTGATGTCAaacaatcttagaggctttgtagacagaggttcaatttgtacagtatgtcagaggccttgatgacccatatgtattcatattttaagaaaaatggtttaGTAATATAATGTTGTGTACTTAcaattatacattacgagttgtggccatgttggcctatGATAGTTACAAAAAGAATGAATTAGTTAcaaagtggttcgctcgggccactgcggtaccgggtgccagccacgcctcccaaggttggggcgtgacagatACATTGCCTTCGACATGCACACTTGACATACATGCATAAAGATGCAGTTTTTCTCATGTTGTACGACATTGCATCATTCATGATTTCACCTGCATAGTGATATGTAGGCATatagatgtactttcctcatgttATCTGAAAAAATGAAACATATTAAGTATTGTTGAAaagttttgggaaaaatcacaGTTTTACAAAcctactcatattttggtgattcgGCAAAGGATTTGAGTTTTACTTTATACTTGAAAAGAAACATTTATTTTTCGGGGTTTTATACGAGCTGAGCATTTATTTATTGAGTTATTTCTTGCACCATCTTTACTATATTGTTATGAAATGTTGTTGGTTATTGGAGTTGGACTTTGGCCCTTGTctaagctcgtcactactttcaaccttaAGGTAAAGTTTGTTATTTATtgagcacatggggtcggttgtactcatattacacttctgCATCTTGCGTACAGATGTTGGATGTTGATATGTGTGtgtacaacatatatatatatatatatatatatatatatatataatgtaaatAACAATAATTTATAAGTGGTTAACCATTTTTTACCACTAATACGTACCGAAATCGGTCGGTATAttcataataattttaaaaaattatttttattatggaAAAGAATAATTGAGCCTAAGCGGGAAAAAATAAGTCAAAGTTTCCGATTCGGTATATTCAATTTTTTTGTAGATAATATGCAAGTCTAACCATGTCTTGGTAAAAATTTTACCAATTTCCGATCTACATCGGTCGTAATTTTTATATGTGCCAAATAGCAGTGTTTATTTATTGTGGGACCACTTTTTACGACTGAAAGTGGTCGGTATCTTTtgttaaaaaatttatttgacttTTTCGACCAATTTAGATATTTTacgaccgatttcggtcggttTTCTCTTCCAATTGATTTTATAACATGCTGAAATAATTTTAGAGGCAAAATTAAAAGGATTTTTTTTACTCTGGACTCTAAATGAATTTTACAGTACAGTGTGAACGAATTTTGACAGATTTCTAGTAGTCTAAATATCATTGCTATGATAAGCAGCACTCAGAAACAATAGTTTAACATTCtgaattttcttttgtttcctttcTAGAGTTTCATATAGAAATGCAAGAGAAGATTGCTTACAATAAATTAAATTCAATGTGGTCCGACCCATCTTCGGATTTCATATATAATTGGGAGCTTAATATATCAGGTTACTCTTTCAATTTCCTTCTAGAGTTTCTATATTGTTATACATGCTAAGGAGGAAGAATTACAAAAAATTCACATTAGATACAACGACGAATCTAGAGTATAAGCTAAAGTACCCAGTAGCTTTTGCGCAGTCTATAATTTTGGATGAACTGAATTTAAGCTGCTTTTACGCACCAAGTGCTTACAAATACTTTTTAAAGTGTTGGAGCTGAATTTAGCAATAAGCAGTTATGTCTTAAAATTTAACAGTTAACACTAAATAAAAGCTTATAAATGCATGAAATTGAACCAAATACAAGTAAACTTATATAATTACTTAAAATTATTAAGTAATTAAAGAATATATGGCGAGAGGCTATAGCTAACAATATATGGAACCATTTCAGGTATAATATACAAAATTTTCCGAACTAATTGAACGGGTAGAATCCAGTTGCTTCGACAACAATCAAACCCTTAAGCATAAACCCATTAATATGTTGTTTCCTTGCTCGTGAATTGGTCTTTTCTTTCTAGGATGAATATTGGTATGCTCAAAATGCATGTAGTCTTGTATAGCTCATGTGACAATGGCATCTCACCAAATTTTGTTTTTCAATCTAAGCATTGAGTATTCAAAAATACCGATCCGACATATTTATTTTAAGTTTCGATCAGTAGGTACAATAAGGGAATAAAATGCTCTTTGCCGAAAGATTCTTCATTTTCAGAGCTAGAACTTGATACCTCTAGTTAAACGTTGGGGAATCGCAATCATCCCACTAGACTTATTGTAGTGATATCTGATCACTCATATCATCAATTCTTAGTTTCTTACCACTTCTAGAGtcgaaaatataaaaaatcacggttggttttttaaattaaaacaaaaaaaggTGTGAATAGAAAATAGTGggaaaaaaatgaaggaaaatgaaaTTTGAATTAGTTCTTTTTACAAGTAACTGTGTCCCTCATTGGATAGAAAGAGGAAAATTcttgtgcttatatatagaagcACTTCTTCTAGCACTTAAAGAATTGAGAAGAGAGCAAGCCTCGCACTATTGTCGTCTTGGCTCAACTTTGTTTGCTAAATAGAGAGGCAAATTTCTCCCCTCTTGATTTCAATATCactcttgaaaaagaaaagaaaaaaaagaacatCTAAATCTACCGCtaatcccaaatgtaaatatatAGACAAGTAGATAAAACAAAGTAAGAGAAATAGACAGTATTCTTTACAAATCACAAGCCATAACTACATTAACTTACAAAAGCAAGCAAACCTTTTCAAATTTTGTTGCAGTACAAACAGGCGTGGACCTCATTATCAGAAAGCTGAGAAGCTGTTCTCCAGCAAAacattttgtacacattttttaAAGCATCCCTGCAATATTTTGTAGACAAATTACATGAGTTCATGAACTGAGTATCAATGGAAAAATTAATAACCTTAACGACAATATTAAAATCGGTACAAGAATCTTTCATATTAGCCAGACAGAGTCTTTTCTTAAATGGCGGAGTAGAATAGGAAGAAACATATTTAAGAGAACCTTTGAAATATTTTTCCCATTACTGAGCTTTGGGTAAAATAAACGGAAAAGGGCCTAAACTACCCCTAGTGTTTGATAAATGGTTTATAGATACCCTTCGTCCATCTATCAGTCCAAAATTACACATTCCGTTTATCTATCAGTCCAAAAATACACACTCCGTTTATCTATCAGTCATTAAAAGCTGATTCAAGAAGTCAAGACATAAATAATTGAAAAGGAACTTTTATTTGCCAAATCGATTGCTGAGAATTTTTTCCGTAAGCAATAATTACGGAGAATTGAATCTAAAATATGTAGAAGGAACTAACCTGTAGACCATTCATGGGATTCATATTCTTAGTTTTGCAAGCCGTTCTGAGAGCCTGATCTCGTGACCAACTCTTAGTATTACCTTGTTCAGTTTTGGCATACTAATATCATCCACGGTTATTTCAGACAAAAAATCTTGTGGTTCCTGAATATGCAAAATTTCAAGCTGCGGAAAGCTATCGACAACACCAGAGAAATCCTCATTATTTTGAGGATCCTTAATTTTGGTAGTTTCTTAAGAGCTGGTGGTGGATGACCATCTATAGAAAGGTAGCGAAGAGTAATTTTGACGAGATTTGGAGGAAATGCTTCAGAGTTTATAGGCAATATTTTGGGCCCACATATATACAACTTAACAAGATTTTGATAGGAAGACAAGTTGATTGGCTCACTCGTATCACCTGAAAAGTCTAGCTTCAAAATCTCCAACTTTGGCAGTATTGACATAGGGCTCGATAATATCTTGATGGTAGAATCAGATACTCCTTTTAAACCCAGTTTTCTTAAATTGGTCAAGCCGTGCCACAATCTCGGTTTAATATAAATGTCATTTATACATAACAGAGTTTGGAGATTGGGCGATGACATGTTATATCGACACAATGCACCAATACAAAAGTATTCGTCATATATATCAAATTTCCCATGACAAAGATGCCTCAATTGTTTCAACTCCCAAATACGTGAAGGAGGTCCGACATAGCTCTTTTCAACATCTAGGGTCTCTAGATGTTTGAGCTTTGTAATATTACTTGGCAAGTTTCCATAGATACGCCCCTCCAATTTGAGATAACGTAAGCAACTAATGTTCCCAATTTCGTTTGGAACAATGACTTCCTCAATATAATCGGGAGGCATGACTACACTCAACACATGCAATAATTTGAAGCCATGACTAACAATAAGGGATAATGTGCAAGGGTCATTTGTAAAACAGAAAAGCGTACGAAGCTTCTTAGGCTTGACATTTGAACAGAAGAATACATCAGCATTATCAGTGTAGAATGTCATCCTTCTCAATCTAGCTACACTGGCTGGATCACTACATGTATTATTCTTGGTGTGGAAGAAATTATTTTCTTCGGCCAATATAACACACAAATTATGTAGCAAGTCGTGTATACGACAACTTGCAATTCTTCCCTCATATGTCCTTCTGGCAACTTGAATCAAGTTTCTAGAAACCAAATCGTTTAGGAAATTCTCCGCCATATCTTCAGCCTCTTGCCTATTACCACTACTTACTACTATTACATTGTCTGCAATCCACATATTTGTCAAATCAAATGCAAgaattgttgaagtttggcaaaatgccaaagtcccacattggttgggagttaagtttggggggatttttcccctataaaagaaggcctaatgtttaggattgaaatacacctctcatttgccttctcatctgtttaaggcatttgtatcttctctctttagtattatttcacttgtatttttggagtggaataaaatatttggtggttgtcataatttttggtata comes from the Nicotiana sylvestris chromosome 4, ASM39365v2, whole genome shotgun sequence genome and includes:
- the LOC104233981 gene encoding uncharacterized protein isoform X1; translated protein: MDALLKFFKEVLREGSFVPNSFYEAKKVLQDLGLGYTKIDACENDCILYWREYANAESCPKCSKSRWKSKDTGGKKVAHKVLRHFPIKPRLQRLYMAKETAKKMRWHKEQNIDNGVLQHLSDGMAWKSFDELHPTFSAKSRNVRLGLASDGFQPYGNMSTSHSIWLVILVPYNLPPWDCMKDPYFMMTLLISGPKSPGHDIDVYLQPMIEESKELWEGVETYDAYSKTNFMMRVAIMWAINDFPAYGNLSGWSTKGKLACPCCHKDAQSISLRNKLCYMGHRRFLPMDHPWRKNRRLVDGKIEMGVAPNPLTGDEALEQLQSLRNVTYGKGQKRKRNVPNDAYNWRKKSIFFELPYWKTLMLRHNLDVMHIERNVLIILHLL